A window of Hyperolius riggenbachi isolate aHypRig1 chromosome 1, aHypRig1.pri, whole genome shotgun sequence contains these coding sequences:
- the NEUROG2 gene encoding neurogenin-2 codes for MVLVKCEYREEEEELLSSPCSTSSSQLSLQPCSSDDDEHLLTPLSSKHQEEAAECTKKLKRHRTRTSNKTGEVVLKVKKTRRLKANNRERNRMHHLNSALDELREVLPTLPEDAKLTKIETLRFAHNYIWALSETLRLADQLHGSADSPMLIQDSPPSPSSSASSWSCSSSPSSSCDSLSPSSPATSTSDMLDYWQPAEHRLHIALSQQQLCAPSNLTFI; via the coding sequence ATGGTGCTGGTGAAGTGTGAGTacagagaagaggaggaggaactgcTTTCCTCTCCTTGCTCCACATCCTCCTCTCAGCTGTCTCTGCAGCCCTGCAGTTCTGATGACGATGAGCATCTTCTCACCCCACTGTCCTCCAAGCACCAGGAGGAGGCTGCTGAGTGCACCAAGAAGCTAAAGCGCCACCGAACCAGGACCAGTAATAAAACCGGGGAAGTGGTGCTGAAGGTAAAAAAAACTAGGCGGCTGAAAGCTAATAACCGGGAGAGGAACCGCATGCACCACCTGAACTCTGCCTTAGATGAACTCAGAgaagtgctgcccacattacccgAGGACGCCAAGCTTACCAAGATAGAGACTCTGCGCTTTGCGCACAACTACATCTGGGCGCTGTCAGAGACTTTGCGTCTGGCTGATCAGCTGCATGGGTCTGCAGACTCTCCCATGCTGATCCAGGACTCCCCTCCATCCCCcagttcttctgcctcctcctggaGCTGCTCAtcctctccatcctcctcctgtgaCTCCCTGTCCCCATCTAGCCCTGCCACCTCTACCTCAGACATGCTAGATTACTGGCAGCCAGCTGAACATCGACTACATATAGCTCTGAGCCAGCAGCAGCTCTGTGCACCCTCCAAcctgacttttatctga